The proteins below are encoded in one region of Sporosarcina sp. FSL K6-1508:
- a CDS encoding Holliday junction resolvase RecU — protein sequence MRKTYNQSKANLGKRLERLLDMTHLQYKNKGVADIRKVPTPVQIKSNNKGNITGYVTRGEWVDYVGVYNGRTIVFDAKETSVKNLPLDNLQEHQYELLKSWHEKGAIAFLVVEFAKMHEEIYLLPFKILQEYWNAREAGGRKSIPHSAFVERCDLIRSEGGVVLHYLKHLKGWRE from the coding sequence ATGAGAAAAACATATAACCAATCTAAGGCCAATCTAGGAAAGCGATTAGAACGACTGCTTGATATGACACATTTACAGTATAAAAACAAAGGCGTTGCCGACATCAGGAAAGTTCCGACGCCTGTACAAATCAAGAGTAATAACAAAGGCAACATTACTGGATATGTAACGCGTGGGGAGTGGGTGGACTATGTTGGTGTGTACAATGGCCGGACCATCGTTTTCGACGCGAAAGAAACAAGTGTGAAAAATTTACCGCTGGATAACTTGCAAGAACATCAATACGAATTGTTAAAGTCTTGGCATGAAAAAGGCGCCATTGCTTTCCTGGTTGTCGAGTTCGCGAAAATGCATGAAGAAATCTATCTGTTGCCATTTAAGATATTGCAAGAATACTGGAATGCCCGTGAAGCGGGCGGCAGAAAGTCTATACCGCACAGCGCATTTGTCGAGCGGTGTGACTTAATTAGGAGCGAAGGCGGCGTTGTGCTGCATTACTTGAAACATTTAAAAGGGTGGAGGGAATAA
- a CDS encoding peptidylprolyl isomerase, whose amino-acid sequence MNVSEQLQQINNAIAAIEIGGQEYQIGSRRLKRADLSLLYQRQKELQAQVEAQQSDGLVLANTSVATFDRR is encoded by the coding sequence ATGAATGTGTCGGAGCAGTTACAACAAATAAATAATGCGATTGCTGCCATTGAAATCGGAGGGCAAGAGTACCAAATCGGTTCAAGGCGGTTGAAGCGTGCGGATTTGTCGTTGCTTTACCAGCGGCAAAAAGAGTTGCAGGCGCAAGTGGAAGCTCAACAGTCAGACGGTCTAGTCTTGGCTAATACGTCTGTTGCTACTTTTGATAGGAGGTAA
- a CDS encoding site-specific integrase, which translates to MKRVMPIRDKEKVREIKAYLKKKNERDYILFMIGINAGLRVSDILPLRVRDVRGEYIEVIEQKTAKLRQIPINSSLKSALNVYVRGKKDNDYLIKSREGMNQPIGRWTAWKIIKDAGVEVGLLNLGTHSMRKTFGYNYYRRTKDIQTLCKMLGHSDEEITKRYIGIEDDFIREQYLKHTNL; encoded by the coding sequence ATGAAGCGTGTAATGCCGATTCGTGACAAAGAGAAAGTGCGGGAGATTAAAGCTTATTTGAAGAAAAAGAACGAAAGAGATTACATACTTTTCATGATCGGTATTAATGCAGGGCTGCGAGTGTCAGATATATTACCCTTGCGCGTTCGAGATGTGCGAGGGGAATATATCGAAGTGATTGAACAGAAGACTGCGAAGCTCAGACAGATTCCGATTAACAGCTCTTTGAAGAGTGCATTGAATGTATATGTGCGAGGTAAGAAGGATAACGATTATCTTATAAAGAGCCGGGAGGGCATGAACCAGCCGATAGGTAGGTGGACAGCCTGGAAGATCATCAAAGACGCGGGCGTTGAGGTAGGGCTGCTGAACTTAGGAACACACAGTATGCGCAAGACGTTTGGCTATAACTATTACAGGAGAACTAAAGACATCCAAACGCTATGTAAAATGCTGGGTCATAGTGATGAAGAGATCACGAAAAGGTACATCGGAATAGAAGATGATTTCATACGAGAACAGTATCTAAAGCACACGAACTTATAA
- a CDS encoding phage terminase large subunit family protein produces MQRKRKGEWPSFITNSLTSLKPPEKLKVSEWAEKHRVLDGKSSAIPGAWRNEVTPYLVEIMDEFNNVDTEEIIFVKPTQVGGTEALQNALGYIVMQDPDSTMIVYPSKELAESVSKNRLRPMLRISKGLREKYYDDKSEELELQCEDMYISLEGANSPAALSSKPIRYLFMDEVDKYPGATKKEADPIRLARERTKTYTTNKKIFITSTPTLRTGHIWKAKENADIVKHYTVPCPHCGEYIELVFKQVKWPKGDEMSDVDRAEHAFYACQMCGNIINDRHKAQMVRYGQWKVVEKKTEFPRKVAYWMNTLYSPFVRFSEIAKEFLSTKHDDEALQNFVNSWLAEPWESTKLRTNADMVLERQTEFEQFEVPEWTEFLTAGVDVQETSLYFTIRAWGPYITSQNILHGHVFSWKEIERVMNSEFKNRNGETFIVNLCGVDSGDQTDDVYDFCAKNSEWAIPVKGVGGGHSYFKISTINKAHSTAYGMRLLLVDGGKYKDMIASRMMKPNGEGSWMVYKDCDREYAEQVTAEHKVKVKGGAGVTKEVWVPKTSHADNHYLDCEVYALAVADVLGVRSLNLMQESQEDEPEQDVNSQAEEFNNGWLDVGKKWL; encoded by the coding sequence GTGCAAAGAAAACGAAAAGGTGAATGGCCATCCTTTATTACTAATTCGCTCACATCGTTAAAACCACCAGAGAAATTGAAAGTAAGCGAATGGGCAGAGAAACATAGAGTGCTGGATGGTAAGTCCAGCGCTATTCCTGGGGCATGGCGTAACGAAGTCACGCCTTATTTAGTTGAAATAATGGATGAATTTAATAATGTAGACACGGAAGAGATTATTTTTGTTAAGCCGACACAAGTAGGCGGAACTGAAGCGTTACAAAATGCACTTGGATATATCGTTATGCAAGATCCAGACTCTACGATGATCGTGTACCCGTCGAAAGAACTTGCAGAGAGTGTATCGAAAAACCGACTGCGTCCAATGTTGCGAATTTCCAAAGGGCTGCGTGAAAAATATTATGACGATAAATCAGAAGAGTTAGAACTTCAGTGCGAGGATATGTATATAAGTTTAGAGGGTGCTAATTCGCCAGCTGCGCTTTCCTCGAAGCCGATTCGATATTTATTCATGGATGAAGTCGATAAGTATCCTGGTGCTACGAAAAAGGAAGCAGATCCTATTCGATTAGCACGAGAGCGTACGAAGACTTATACCACTAATAAAAAGATATTCATTACTTCAACGCCAACTTTGCGCACGGGCCACATTTGGAAAGCGAAAGAAAACGCGGATATCGTAAAACACTATACTGTCCCGTGTCCTCACTGCGGAGAGTATATCGAGTTGGTGTTTAAGCAAGTGAAGTGGCCTAAAGGCGATGAAATGTCCGATGTAGATCGAGCTGAACATGCATTCTACGCTTGTCAGATGTGCGGGAATATTATTAATGATCGTCATAAAGCCCAGATGGTTCGTTATGGACAATGGAAAGTCGTTGAGAAAAAAACCGAGTTTCCTCGAAAGGTCGCTTATTGGATGAATACTTTATATTCTCCGTTCGTCAGATTTAGCGAGATAGCGAAGGAGTTCCTTAGCACGAAACACGATGATGAAGCATTGCAAAACTTCGTAAATTCGTGGCTCGCTGAACCTTGGGAGTCCACAAAACTAAGGACGAATGCCGACATGGTGCTTGAACGTCAAACTGAATTCGAGCAATTCGAAGTTCCGGAATGGACAGAGTTCCTAACAGCAGGCGTTGACGTCCAGGAAACAAGTTTGTATTTCACGATAAGAGCATGGGGGCCGTATATCACGAGCCAAAACATACTACATGGCCACGTATTCAGCTGGAAAGAGATCGAGCGAGTTATGAACTCGGAATTCAAAAACCGGAACGGAGAGACCTTCATAGTTAATCTTTGTGGCGTTGACTCGGGAGACCAGACCGATGATGTGTACGATTTTTGTGCAAAAAATAGCGAGTGGGCAATCCCGGTGAAAGGGGTAGGTGGAGGGCATTCGTATTTCAAAATCAGCACAATCAACAAAGCGCACTCCACCGCTTACGGGATGCGTCTGTTGCTCGTTGATGGCGGAAAATATAAAGATATGATCGCTTCGCGGATGATGAAACCTAACGGTGAGGGTAGCTGGATGGTGTATAAAGATTGTGATCGTGAATACGCCGAGCAGGTTACGGCCGAACACAAAGTTAAAGTAAAAGGCGGCGCCGGAGTCACTAAAGAGGTATGGGTTCCGAAAACTTCACATGCAGATAATCACTATTTGGATTGCGAAGTATACGCGCTTGCTGTAGCCGATGTGCTCGGCGTAAGAAGTTTGAATTTGATGCAGGAGTCACAGGAAGATGAGCCGGAGCAGGATGTGAATAGTCAAGCTGAAGAATTTAACAACGGTTGGTTAGACGTCGGGAAAAAATGGTTGTAG
- a CDS encoding HTH domain-containing protein → MKELLKTYRNTLEDVVDQVERLRYMKSTAEGYCESEEDYKVLTAAAVDLEFVVQWLERGYRKDTHFRGIEKLDAYNLGEIANGVTKIKRTRSYQHAVDPYLMDYYIEDEGARLPFVNVIEEDTRTVEEKEQDEILDAKEKAIEKGLFIKLEEAQAVLSRDDIYMLLSHQQGFSQEEMGQELGITRQAVSKRIKSIRRKLESIGIERADL, encoded by the coding sequence TTGAAAGAGCTGCTGAAAACGTATAGAAACACATTGGAAGACGTTGTGGATCAGGTAGAGCGCTTGCGATATATGAAATCGACAGCGGAGGGTTATTGTGAAAGTGAAGAGGACTATAAAGTTTTGACTGCCGCTGCTGTCGATTTGGAATTCGTCGTGCAGTGGTTAGAAAGGGGATACCGAAAAGATACGCATTTTCGCGGAATTGAGAAATTGGATGCGTACAATTTAGGAGAAATAGCCAACGGAGTTACAAAGATTAAGAGGACGAGAAGTTACCAGCACGCAGTAGATCCTTACTTGATGGATTATTATATCGAGGATGAAGGAGCTCGGCTGCCTTTCGTGAACGTGATTGAAGAAGATACAAGAACAGTAGAGGAAAAAGAGCAGGACGAAATACTTGATGCGAAAGAAAAAGCAATCGAAAAAGGGCTGTTCATAAAGTTAGAAGAAGCGCAGGCGGTGTTAAGTCGTGATGATATATATATGCTGCTGTCGCATCAACAAGGTTTCTCGCAAGAGGAAATGGGCCAAGAATTAGGAATCACAAGGCAAGCTGTTTCTAAGAGGATTAAAAGCATCAGAAGGAAGTTGGAAAGTATCGGAATCGAAAGGGCGGATCTGTGA
- a CDS encoding YopX family protein, with amino-acid sequence MIETKFRGKSIMPIDYLDMIGVEHADGWMVGNLITNGGKPYIVGDLTEATDEYINHEFWAAVEPGSVGQGTGLVDIKGNQIYNSDLIKDDENFVWEVIYSQGAFYARCNDLMARQLLSSINLFGVVVGKKYENPDLIGA; translated from the coding sequence ATGATAGAGACTAAGTTTCGCGGTAAGTCAATTATGCCAATCGATTATTTAGACATGATAGGCGTTGAGCATGCAGATGGGTGGATGGTCGGAAATTTGATTACAAATGGCGGAAAGCCTTATATCGTTGGTGATCTCACGGAAGCGACTGACGAGTATATAAATCATGAATTTTGGGCTGCTGTAGAACCAGGTTCAGTCGGGCAGGGTACGGGATTGGTAGATATAAAAGGCAATCAAATATATAACAGCGATTTAATTAAAGATGATGAGAATTTCGTTTGGGAAGTCATTTATAGTCAAGGTGCTTTTTATGCTCGATGTAACGATTTGATGGCGAGGCAACTGTTGTCATCTATTAATCTGTTTGGCGTTGTGGTAGGTAAAAAATACGAGAATCCGGATTTAATCGGTGCGTAA
- a CDS encoding DNA cytosine methyltransferase, producing MVKLLSLFGGIGADIKALKNLGEEVKTIDYVEWKANRVKAYNAMNPFRYKTQDVRTWDLKPDILVHGSPCQDNSAANLNDDKGRSQLMLETLRIISEMGEWRPLFVIWENVKGATFKKKRPIFDQYLEEMEKMGYTNSWDVLSSLDFGIPQSRERLFCISILGDSVFDFSKLRKRPMRPLDEFLQDEDEIDLEKYVVKIPSMLSRLADLATPELIEANKSKFRYVETVKTHFGTLTERPDRCPGPGVLKTSDGRYRYPTEREYWRLMGFDDADFDLMLQEFPVKEIYRSATLYALAGNSIDVQVLEAIFELLISGDYASDFISDDAGQLRLIY from the coding sequence TTGGTTAAATTACTATCACTCTTTGGCGGGATAGGGGCTGATATTAAAGCGCTGAAAAATTTGGGTGAAGAAGTTAAAACTATTGATTATGTCGAGTGGAAAGCGAATCGTGTCAAAGCCTACAATGCTATGAATCCTTTTCGTTACAAAACACAAGACGTGCGAACCTGGGATTTAAAGCCCGACATCCTTGTCCATGGTAGTCCGTGTCAGGATAATTCAGCGGCCAATCTAAATGATGATAAAGGGCGTTCTCAACTAATGCTTGAAACGCTCCGAATCATCAGTGAAATGGGTGAATGGCGTCCCTTGTTCGTGATTTGGGAAAACGTCAAAGGGGCAACGTTCAAAAAGAAACGTCCTATCTTCGATCAGTATTTAGAAGAAATGGAGAAGATGGGCTATACAAATTCATGGGATGTGTTGTCGTCGTTGGATTTCGGTATTCCGCAAAGTCGAGAGCGATTATTTTGTATTTCGATATTAGGTGATTCAGTTTTCGACTTTTCGAAATTAAGAAAACGCCCGATGCGTCCGTTAGATGAGTTTTTGCAAGACGAAGATGAAATTGATCTTGAAAAATACGTCGTCAAAATCCCTTCTATGCTCAGTAGGTTAGCTGATTTAGCGACGCCTGAATTGATAGAGGCTAACAAAAGCAAATTCCGGTACGTCGAGACAGTGAAAACGCATTTCGGGACGTTAACCGAGCGCCCGGATAGATGTCCGGGTCCGGGAGTATTGAAGACAAGTGATGGTCGTTATCGTTATCCAACGGAACGAGAGTATTGGCGCTTGATGGGCTTTGATGATGCAGACTTTGATCTAATGCTTCAGGAGTTTCCTGTCAAAGAAATTTATCGGAGCGCGACATTATACGCGCTTGCCGGCAACAGTATTGATGTTCAGGTGCTGGAAGCAATCTTTGAATTGCTGATAAGTGGTGATTATGCATCTGATTTTATATCTGATGACGCGGGGCAACTACGGCTGATTTACTGA